CAGGCGCCGCGCGAGCGACGCGCTGATGATCGCGACCGGCGGCGCGCCCGCGCGGTCGTCGGGCGTGAACGTGCGCCCGCGGACGATGGAGATCCCCATCGTCTCGAAGTAGCCGGGCGTCACGATGCGGAAGTCGGCGTACGGCGCCTGCCCCGCCGGATACTCGCGCCCCTCGACGTGCACCTCGGCGTCGGGGCCGTTGTCGGCGAGCGGCAGCGACGTCGACGCGGCCACCGACTGCACGCCGGGCAGCGCGCGCAGGCGATCGAGGAGGCGCGCGGCGCCGGCGGTGAGGTGCTCGGGCGTGTCGTAGCGTGTGCCGGCGAGGGTGACGTGCGCCGAGACCAACCGGTCGGCCCGGAAGCCGAGGTCCACGCGACCGAGGTTGCGCGCGCTGCGCACGAACAGCCCCGCGCCGGCGAGCAGCGCGAGCGCGAGCGCGATCTGCCCCACGACGAGCGCGCTCCGCATGCGGTCGCGCGGCGTCGCCCCCGCGTCGCGCCCACCCGCCCGGAGCGTCTGCGGCGAGCCGCCGCGCACCCCGCGCGCCGCGGACAGCGCGCCGAGCAGCATGCCGCTCACGAGCGTCGGCACGACGGCGAACAGCAGCGCCGCGGCGGCCGCCGTGCCCTCGCTCAGCCGCGGCACCCCCGCCGGAGCGACGGCGAGCAGGGCGCGCACCGTGATGCGCGCGACGAGCAGCGCCGCGACGCCGCCGGCCAGCGCGAGCACCATCGCCTCGGTGACGAGCTGCCGCATCACGCGCGCGCGCCCCGCGCCTAACGCGACGCGGATCGCCAGCTCCTTGCGGCGCCCGCTCAGCCGCGCGAGGAGCAGCCCGGCGACGTTGAGGCAGGCCAGCAGCAGGATGAAGCCGACCGCGCCGAGCAGCACCGCGAGCTGTCGCCGGTAGTACTCGGCGAGGTCCTCGCGGTAGTCGATGACGCGCGCCGAGCGAGCGACCATGTCGGTCGGATGCAGCGCGGCGATCTCGCGCGAGACGCGCTCCATGTCGCGCTGCGCGGCCTCGATCGACACGCCGGGGCGCAGCGTACCGAAGACCGTGAGCCAGTGGTCGGAGAAGATCGCCTCGTCCTTCGCCGTCAGCACGAGCGGCACCCAGAGCCGCTCCGCGTCGTCCTGCAGCGTGAAGCCGTCGGGCGCCACGCCGACGACGGTGTACGGCTGGTCGTTCAGACGGATCGCGCGTCCGACGATCTTCGGATCGCCGCCGAATCGCTCGACGTAGAGCGCGTGGCTGAGGACGACGACGTGATCGCGGCCAGGCTGTGCCTCCTCGGGGAGGAAGTAGCGCCCGGCCTCGGGCTTCATGACGTGCGTGCGGAACAGACTCGGCGTCGCGATCGCGCCGACCACGCGCTCCGCGTCGCCCTCCGGCCCCGAGAGGTTGAAGCTCGTCCACGTCTGCGCGGACAGCGCCTCGAACGCACGGTTGCGGCGGACCCACTCCGTGTACTGCCCGGGCCCTGCGCCGGTGCGCGAGCCGCCCTGCGTCTCCGTCACCACCGTCATGCGATCCGCCGCGACGTAGGGGAGCGGGCGCAGGAGCACCGCGTACACGACCCCGAAGATCGCGGCGTTCGCGCCGATCCCGAGCGCGAGCGTGAGCACGGAGACGAGCGCCACGATCGGGTTGCGGCGGAGCCCACGGAGCGCGAGGCGCGCGTCGGCGCCCACGGTGCCTAACAGCTCGAGCGCGCGGCGGCGCGGCGCGTCCGACTCGTCGATCGCGACGACCGACCGCTTCAGCGCGTCGAGGTCGCCGATGCGCTGCGCGGCCTCGCGGCGCGCGGCGTCGGGCGCGAGCCCCGCGGCAACGAGATCGGCGACGCGCTGCTCGAGGTGGAACGCGAGCTCGTCGTCGACGTCGGCGGCTGCGTCGGGGCCCCAGAAGCGGCGATAGCGTCGCCAGAGCGGGACCTTCGACTCCGCGCTCACGGCGTGCTGGCCTCGAGGACCCGGCCGATCGAGGCGACGAGATACGACCAGCGCTGCGTCTGGCTGGCGAGCTGTCGACGTCCCTCGTCGGTGAGCACGTAGTACTTCGCGCGGCGGTTGTTCTCGGTCTGCCGCCAGTCGGGGGCGATCCAGCCGCGCTTCTCCATGCGGTGGAGCGCGGGGTAGAGCGACCCTTCCTCGACGATGAGCGAGTCGTCGCTGGTGCGCTCGATCCATCGGCCGACGCCGTAGCCGTGCATCGGCCCCCAGGTGAGGGTCTTGAGGACGAGGGTCTCGAGGGTGCCCTGCGGCAGGTCGACGCGCATCGCCGTTCTCCCCTAGTTGAACTGGGGGACACGATAGGGCCGCTACCC
This DNA window, taken from Gemmatirosa kalamazoonensis, encodes the following:
- a CDS encoding ABC transporter permease; translated protein: MSAESKVPLWRRYRRFWGPDAAADVDDELAFHLEQRVADLVAAGLAPDAARREAAQRIGDLDALKRSVVAIDESDAPRRRALELLGTVGADARLALRGLRRNPIVALVSVLTLALGIGANAAIFGVVYAVLLRPLPYVAADRMTVVTETQGGSRTGAGPGQYTEWVRRNRAFEALSAQTWTSFNLSGPEGDAERVVGAIATPSLFRTHVMKPEAGRYFLPEEAQPGRDHVVVLSHALYVERFGGDPKIVGRAIRLNDQPYTVVGVAPDGFTLQDDAERLWVPLVLTAKDEAIFSDHWLTVFGTLRPGVSIEAAQRDMERVSREIAALHPTDMVARSARVIDYREDLAEYYRRQLAVLLGAVGFILLLACLNVAGLLLARLSGRRKELAIRVALGAGRARVMRQLVTEAMVLALAGGVAALLVARITVRALLAVAPAGVPRLSEGTAAAAALLFAVVPTLVSGMLLGALSAARGVRGGSPQTLRAGGRDAGATPRDRMRSALVVGQIALALALLAGAGLFVRSARNLGRVDLGFRADRLVSAHVTLAGTRYDTPEHLTAGAARLLDRLRALPGVQSVAASTSLPLADNGPDAEVHVEGREYPAGQAPYADFRIVTPGYFETMGISIVRGRTFTPDDRAGAPPVAIISASLARRLWPNESALGKRFSCCVGDGVRVWREVVGVSRDVRHYLTDPPRDEMYVPYEQTPPQTWIWFGNGITLVARTVGDAGPVLPNVRRAVAAVDPTLPVYDLRTYDDLRRIASAQNRFATLLFSAFALLALTLAAVGIYGVLAYLVAQRTAEIAVRLAIGARRRDVLALVLQQGARLAAVGMMLGLALAAAGSRALASLLFGVQPTDPLTYTVVVVALGAVALAACLVPARRASAVEPHAVLRS
- a CDS encoding PadR family transcriptional regulator encodes the protein MRVDLPQGTLETLVLKTLTWGPMHGYGVGRWIERTSDDSLIVEEGSLYPALHRMEKRGWIAPDWRQTENNRRAKYYVLTDEGRRQLASQTQRWSYLVASIGRVLEASTP